gtaatagtaatagtaatagtaatagtaatagtaatagtaatagtaatagtaatagtaatagtaatagtaatagtaatagtaatagtaatagtaatagtaatagtaatagtaatagtaatagtaatagtaatagtaatagtaatagtaatagtaatagtaatagtaatagtaatagtaatagtaatagtaatagtaatagtaatagtaatagtaatagtaatagtaatagtaatagtaatagtaatagtaatagtaatagtaatagtaatagtaatagtaatagtaatagtaatagtaatagtaatagtaatagtaatagtaatagtaatagtaatagtaatagtaatagtaatagtaatagtaatagtaatagtaatagtaatagtaatagtaatagtaatagtaatagtaatagtaatagtaatagtaatagtaatagtaatagtaatagtaatagtaatagtaatagtaatagtaatagtaatagtaatagtaatagtaacctGCGCCAGTAATACCGGTAGAGTGTGAAGATCAGTGTTGTTAACCACGTAACCATCCAAAGACCGTTATATGGCGACCGTGACCGGACTTTGTCATGGTCAGCTAGTCCACAGTATTCGAACAAACAGTGAAGATCGGTGATGTTGTTAGGAACGGAATTTTTCAACTAACGTCGACAGAAATATTTTAACCTTAATTAATCACCGTTTTATTGAACGTATTTCACCCATCTGTCAGGCAAATTGTGGATTCtattacattaaaaaaatgtttgtttcgcTGGAAACCATTCGccgacatattaggctgtcaaaaaagtcctgcggtattttttttgaattttcatttgttcataaaattagttacaatcatctgttttaagtcaaatatgcgccgttttgttcgatgacttgttcccaacgagatgccaacttcataatacccctgttatagatgctcacttccttattggcaaaaaactcggatagccaatttttacAGGCCTcgtttgtggctaacttctgactacctaactcgttcgccatggacaaaaacaggtggtagtcacttggtgcaaggtccggactatacggcggatgcaaaagaacctcccatccgagctcccggagcttctggcgcgtcaccaaagaagtgtgtggcctggcgttgtcctgatggaagacaatgcggcctctgtttatcaaagatggcctcttcttcatgagtgctactttcaagcggtccagttgttggcagtacaggtccgaattgagcgtttggccatagggaagcagctcataatagattattccttgacaatcccaccaaacacacagcagaaccttcctggccgttaatgagggcttggccaccgtctgagccgcttcagcgggcttcgaccacgaccgtttgcgcttcacgttgtcgtaagtgacccacttttcatcgccagtcaccatccgcttcagaaacgggtcgattttgttgcgattcagcagcgattcacatgcgtcgatacggtcaaagatgtttttttgcgtcaacgtgtgtggcacccatacatcgagcttctttgtgaatccaagcttcttcaaatggttaataacggtttgatgacttatccccagctcttggccgatgctacggctgctactatgccggactttctcggctaattcagcgattttgtcgcaattttcgacgacaggccttccggcgCGTGGCGcttcttcgacgacctctacaccagaacgaaaacgttgaaaccatcgttgtgcggtgtaaatggaaactgtatcgggtccataaacttcacaaattttattggcagcttgagatgcatttttgcctttgtcatagtagtactgtaaaatatgtcggattttctctttattttgctccatatttgcgaaactataactcacgaacgacttaaccaaacaaaacactctcAAGGactagcgcgcaaaaatacatttccaacaagctatagtacgactcgatacaatgaatacaactagaactacgcgcttacaacgacacctcgcggaaataccgcagtacttttttgacagcctaataaattGAATTTCACTTCCATTAACATAAACTTAAATTCTGGTTGATTTTTGATTACTTCACATTGAATCGTATAGCGTTTGTTAACCCTTTCACGCCCAAGGGAAAGATTTTTCCCTTCTACAAAAATCGTTATGAATTgttcaattattattgaatcgatatttttttttactgaatgtcaaaataaaacgtaTGTCCAAGGAAGCAAATGTGTTTCTGaacgaataaaaaaacgaactgtcaaacatggtccggtctgacttaacaaagACCACACAATAAATGTGCTATGTGCAATGTCCACTTATGCTTCACAAGTAAATGAAATTGTTTCGTAGAATACCATaccattttttttactattctgataatttttgtattacaaagcaataaatgaaatACCAATATAATAAACCTAACTCTTCGTTAATTTACTATTATGGTCCATAGGGAAAAATATTTCTCTTGAAATTATAGGAAACCTATACACCCTGCTATGTTTTTCTGATGATATTCTCttactttacacccacaatagcTAAAATATTACGTTGTATTgtcatatttatttttattgtcctgaaaaagtcaatcaatcaattattcgTATACACCACTCGAGGCCTCCGCGGAATAAAAAACCATTATTCAATAATTTGATTAAATAAATTTGGTAAATATTTGACCTACTTTAAAACCGAACTTGATGTATGTAATGCTGTAGATACACATGTTTCAATTAATGCACCAAACATACTGTTAAAGTACATACTGTCTCTGAGCTAGTTATCAATTAAATTTCGACATAGTTTCAGTTTGAAACGTGGATAGAGTTTTCTTTACTTCTAAAACTTTATTCTGATCTTATTTGAGCATAATTACTATTGGAAGTAAATGGAAAATTTAACGATTGTCATGTTTCCAGCTATCCATATTTAAAAGGGTACCAAATAGAAATTATAAAGAGAGCATTGGGaataattcaatgaaaaaataagtaCCTATAGATTCCTCCAAAATGGCATGGTAAGATTACTTCCACCTTATGACAACATGTTGCTGACGGATGAATCGGCACCCAAGACAACATCGACATAAACATGAAGTGAACGTTATTGAATACCGAAATACATTGTATTGTTACATAATAGACCATAAATATAACCCAATTACTATTACATTCCTCGCAATTTTCCCACCTCAAAACATGAATATGAGGACCGTGAAATATCCACCATATTTTATCTATTTTATCACTTCTTCCAGGCCCCAGGATGGCGCTGTTAGTCGTCTatagttcattcattttgtTCGTGGGAGTGGTTCTAGCTTCGCAACACTCGCCCTACTCCTTGCAGGTTAGTATCCCACACCCATTCCAAGACTATCCATCAGAGGCAGCGAGAAGCATGTTGATTCGTATTGAATAATTCTCTCCGCAGGCCGCTGTGGATGCGCTCCACCGACGCGAGGCTCAACTAGCTCTCCGAGATGAAACGAGTGGGGATCAGCTGGAGGACGATGGATACTGGATGGAGCGTAAGTATCTGCTTATTTCATGGCCCCCTGCAGTCATCGAATGTCAAATTCACAAGCAAAAGCATTACTAaacaaaagttcgatttttctctttttattcCATGCCACGTCATGTGCAGCATCTGATGATCAACCAACATATCGACCCAATCGGCAACGGATGAATAAAATTCTGGCTAACTATCTGCGACGGGACGAAGAGCAAGAAGAGGGCTCCTATGACCCGTACGATTTGGAGGCTCGGAAGCGATCGATTTTCCGTGAAAGAGATGGTTCGTTGATTTTTGTTGATGTTAATGACAATCATTACCACAACAACACAATACGCAACTATTTCTCACATTTAACACCTAAATGCACTCAATTTTTGAGAGCACTTAAATTTAGGCTCGCTTTACTTACAATGAATGGAGCAAGTGAAGTCAAGTGGAAGCTGGGATTTCCTTTTATGCTTGACGGTTATGCTTTCACTTCTACCCACCCTAAAATCACACACGCACGCATGAGTTTCCAGCAACATAAAAACGTTTAAAAAATCCGCCAATAAAAAGCGAAAtatagaacacaattattttttgCAGCCATGGGTGAACTGCCCTCGTATCCGACCGCATTCAGAGAGCGACAAATAGAGAAACCCTACCAGCGTCCGGACTTATCGTCCGACTTCCTGAAGGAAATAGACCACCAGGCAAATCTCGAACGAGAGGAAAAATATGTGGGTCGGCTGCGCCAACTCTGGGACAAATATCAGCAGGAGGAAAACGAGATTGAGCAGGAGCTTTTCGACGAAGACCACCCCGGCGACACCGGAAACCCACTATATTACGAGAAACGCCAGGGTTTCCCGCTGTCATCCGATTCGGAAGCGACAGCCATCTACTACGGACCACCGATGGAGGAAAAGAAACGCACGATGCCAATACTACCGTGGTTGCCAGCATCCCGCAAGAAGCGATTCCCGGTAATCAAGCGGTCGCCCAAACCGGAACCGATCGCAGCAGCCGAAACGGACGAGAAAGTCGCCAAAGATCTGCAGGCTCTGTTTGGATCACCCGAGGAAAAGAAAAAGCGATCCAGCGGGCCGGAAGTAGAAAAGAAACAGACCAAAGCTAACGAAACTAAATCGCACGAGAAGCGAGACGCCAGTGGGGAACACGATCATGACGGAGAGCACGAGGAGCGTAGTTCGGAGGAGGGACACGATGAAGATGAGCATGACCATGAGCATGAACAGGAGCATGATCATGAACATGACCACGAGCACACGGAATCCAGCGAGGAATtcgagggagaagacgaggacaagAAGAAACGTTCCATTAGAAAGCGATCGAACCTCGAAGTGGTGAAGGAGGATCAAATCATTCCGGGAGATATTGGGGAATTCCAGGCGAAGAAATCAATTCAGTGGAACAAGTACTTCGGAATGGATCGGAGGAAAAAAAGAAGCTGGGGTTACGCGCCGCATGCAATGAGTTCATACAAGTCGTACGATGATGAGCGTCGGAAGAAGAGTCTGAACCAGGAGAAGCTTGAGAACATGGATCGGAAGCTGAAGACGATCGAGGATCTGATTTTGGATCAGACTGTAAAGTACACCGGGGACCATGAAGGTATACAATTTAGATGCTTCAAACTttggaataatttgaaaaaaaaaatttcttaatTGCAGAAGGACTAATTGAACCGAGTGAGTTACAGAAGCTGAAGGACAAAGTTGTTTCACGTCTTGCGACTGCTTATAGCATCGAAAAGATGCGCCGGACTTTAGACAAACTCAAAGAATCCGTCGATGACGAATCAGATCCGCTAAAGGAGAATGAAATCAATGACGATGTACGAGGTGACATGAAAGACAAAGCCAAACGGGTTGCGGTGAAGAAGGAAAAGGCCGAATATGACCACAGCCAGTAAGTTGCGCCTTGCATGCATTTGGGGATTCAAATAAGTTTTGTTTGTGTTAGTGACTTTTCCGCACCTTTCAGACAACGAAAGattttttcgttaaaaaaatccCTTTTGAAGCGACCCAATGTTTTACTTTTTCATATGAAGTCATGAGATCATGTTCAACAGAAAGGGTATGTGATAGTCGAAAGGAAAAATGTCAGGAAGGATCCACTAATGTATTTTGTAACATGTGACCGAACATTGTTTTACTGTAAGATCACTTTATCATGTCTTTAGACATATTTGGGGCGATGGAACTTCAATGTTAGGCTCAATTGAATCTAAGGTTATTGGTAACGCCACTAATTATAAGTAACGCATTTTTTTACAGGACAGATTTCGATGTTTGCCCACGGCTCTGAAAACACAAGCTTGAGCTAATTTACAATAGAACTGTGCATAGAACTGTGAACACCTAGGCTTAAATTCTTCGAACTAGGATTCCCACAGGTTTTCCACTGAATTTAAGTCCGAGGAATTTATTTTCTTGCCTTATTCATTGTTTCCTTGATCGAATGAAAAGTGTAATTATCCTGCTGCTACGTCAACTGTTTCCGTCAATATTTGTGCCAAAAAGGTAGATCGGAGCCCTGCATAATCCAGAAGTAGTTCTTGCTACTCAGTCTGAAGGATGTGATAGCTATCTCAACTGTTTCAGCTGCTTAAAATTTATTAATGATACGACCCCAAATTTCGAGTGGAGAAATACTGACCAGCACTTGGCGAATTGTCGCCCGAGAAACGTTTAACTTCGATTATGATCATCGATTccgaggtatttgaagcagCTCTAATGATTTCCCGTTTAACTCGCTTGGTGGGCTTTGACTCATGTGTGGAACTTTCAGTTCCTTGAGTCCTTCGGGATTTGCCAAGTAATTGCGTACCACTTGTTTGGGCCGATCATTTCAACCAGTGTTTTCTCGAATTTCAACCTTATCATAGTGGAATGCTCCAACTTGTCCTTCTTCTTTTCCGTAAGCACTTTTTCCTACGGAATTCGACGATGAAACAGATAGTGGGGGCAATTTGAGCCGCCTAAGCAAAGCACCTATTATTTCCAAGCCAGATACCAGAAGCCAGATGAACATCATTACTCTTTTTGAATAATTATGAACATGAGCTTAGagaagacgaaacaaacaagagagtgtGCTCGAAGGATTTTCATGTGAGTCGTGAGTTCAATTCCaacgacacaatcaacagaagcggcgtGAGAAGGAATACTTTAAATTGCGAGACGTTATCATTTATAAATTAatgatgatggcccacctcattcccctgcaaaggtttgagcaagacaaatcatgagcaacaccgacacagcctttgctgttACCATGCCAAAAtgcatgcattgtcatgacattacagcacATAATCGGTCCCACACGTTGTTGGATGTATTCGGTAGAATGGCAAAAGCGGCGAagagcaaaaaatacatttggcAATATGGTCATCTTCTTGGCGCTTCATTCATCGGTATGTCAAATACTAgtagggctcggcaaagtcatatccAGTCGCCAAAGAACTATGAATCCATCAACCTTCGCATTCAACTGGAAATGTGTTTTGCTTCGTCCAGCAGTTCCTCTGTCAACATAGATTAAAATCGTTCGGAAGCTTTCGTTGCTATCTACCTTCaccatttcatttaatttttcccCGTAAAACGAACTTTGGGGCATATTGAAATGACCTCCTCTCagactgaattcgtttctctctctcatttaTAAATTGTAGATGAGTTCACGGTAGATAAAAAATGAATCCATTAACGATGCAACTATTttcttgcatcagaaatcaattatttgtTTAACTTTATGTGgacatttaaataaaattatatacgAGGGCAACGAAGTACATGTCGTGGTGGAGTAGTGGTCGAATTGAATGAAGAGGTAGACCATTTGCTTCAATATTGCAATATACCAGCTCGAAacgaagcgactgagaggaaAGTTGATTTTTATGTTTCGTTTTCGAAAATGTTGGACCCTGAATACAAGTACGAACACAAGAGTCACAAACGTTTCACGATTCTTTATTGAATGACAACGCGCACCGTTCTTCTCGGcagcaaacatcaaacacaTTCTCATTTGTTCTATTCTGTAGATCACATTCGATCAATTTTATAGAATGTTTTAACATTAAAACACACTTAGTATACATTAGTAATTTTTATTTAACCATCCAAATactcactagaaataatttatatggtagATCAACGTTTGCCGCGTCAGCTAgcatataataatataaaagagaagagaaagtttcgctgcatcaaatggtTTCTCTTCTGTAGGCATAGACTTGGTTTTGCAACATACTCATGATCTTGGAATGGTTCAACCATTTCAGTTGAATCACTCAAAAGCGAGTTCCACTTGCGTTTAACATTTATCATGGTACAATAACGCTCCCAACTATGCCAACTcttcgcgcggatgtcgtctatagacgatgctcgtagcgaaagggttaagtaCGAGGGTCGTTCGAAAAGTCTGCGTAAAACATAAAAAGAGAACAATTTATGGAAATAAGGTATAACATCTCTCTCCGTTGTTTTCAAAAAGTTCTTCAACAAGATTATAATTTACACCTTGAGGAGGTTTGATTACTGGATTTGAACGCCTTATGAGGCTCAGCAGTAAGCATAACTTCTCTTGGAGTTAAAGTACCAGGATCTGTCTTTGTTGGCGACGCAGTTGGTTTTAAGGGCCTCACCGGGCTTATACCGGGCCTCTAGTTATCCTAGCGGAAGGTAACCTTAGTGCCGGCCACCGAAGAAACAACAAAAACTGTGGATTCTACTTATTCATTGTCTATTTCTTCTCGGAAAGAATCTACCGAATCCGCCCCCGCAAGTTTGCACCGACTGCTacaatacattctgtcaaatatataccaggAAGGTtgcaattttaaaactttctgctgaacatttttcaattttttttcaagttggtactactgtcaatcTTAATGTCAATGTTGAGCGCGATCTGTCGTTTAGCCTGTTCACAACATCATTGAGaacaaattaactttttttgCTCGGCGATTTTTTAATGTGGATAATTTTATTgatcaaagatattgtgtgaaatttaatgatttgaacaaaattttactgtgccgaaacgttgaaaatgttgcaaACTACATTTAACTTGTGACTCAACTATGCCTAAAACACAGGTATGTGAATGGTATAAGGGATTCGAAGACGGCCGAGAAGAATGACCATCCACATCTTCAACTGagagagctagcccgtgaattaaatatatctaacgagaccgttcgtcat
The Toxorhynchites rutilus septentrionalis strain SRP chromosome 2, ASM2978413v1, whole genome shotgun sequence genome window above contains:
- the LOC129771960 gene encoding trichohyalin, with protein sequence MALLVVYSSFILFVGVVLASQHSPYSLQAAVDALHRREAQLALRDETSGDQLEDDGYWMEPSDDQPTYRPNRQRMNKILANYLRRDEEQEEGSYDPYDLEARKRSIFRERDAMGELPSYPTAFRERQIEKPYQRPDLSSDFLKEIDHQANLEREEKYVGRLRQLWDKYQQEENEIEQELFDEDHPGDTGNPLYYEKRQGFPLSSDSEATAIYYGPPMEEKKRTMPILPWLPASRKKRFPVIKRSPKPEPIAAAETDEKVAKDLQALFGSPEEKKKRSSGPEVEKKQTKANETKSHEKRDASGEHDHDGEHEERSSEEGHDEDEHDHEHEQEHDHEHDHEHTESSEEFEGEDEDKKKRSIRKRSNLEVVKEDQIIPGDIGEFQAKKSIQWNKYFGMDRRKKRSWGYAPHAMSSYKSYDDERRKKSLNQEKLENMDRKLKTIEDLILDQTVKYTGDHEEGLIEPSELQKLKDKVVSRLATAYSIEKMRRTLDKLKESVDDESDPLKENEINDDVRGDMKDKAKRVAVKKEKAEYDHSQHSLEPVEKAKHDPTENDLDELDEDKKKKKKKRMSKRYQEILRNDVPDFEEELGAGHYAPSGENLERNIALELNECPLLDALERRCRGVDVLSGDIYQDLLPACGAHQLCYLCGTTQTVCDFQYLAETDTICEGQTNCQATARSALMILRGFPGPTLGPRECAKNPCLYRAMLEVAVTGL